AAACAGCCATGATCAACTTGAAAAAATGCAGGGGTCAGTTTGCCCCGGAATCAGGGGGTCAATTTGCTCCGGATTAGAGGGGTCAGTTTGCCCCGGAATCAGGGGGTCAGTTTAAGCGGAATTTCCAATCTACACCCTAAGCGAGCTTATAATGCTTTGGTAGACACCGTAATAAAAGGCCGGAGTTTCAGGAGTGCTGTTTCCCGGTCATTCATGTAAGGATAAACTTACCCGAAATGGGCTGAAATCAAGCTATTCTGAATTGATGAGTCGAACCAAATATAAATAAACGGCTCAGGTGATCTATCGCTTCACCAGTTTCGCTACCGAGGTCTTATTATCACTGCCAATGGTTTCTACAAAATAGACCCCGCCTTGAAGGAAGGAAATATCAATAGTCGTCGGTTGGTTGGAGATATTGATAGAATGCACTTTCGCGCCCGATATGTTATAAATTTCAACGGTCCGAATACTCACAACAGAGGAATTAACCATTAACAAATCATCCGCAGGGTTGGGAAAAAGCGTAACCATTGGAAGGGAGGGTTCATTTATTCCTATGGAAGACGGGGTATATTCCCAGAAAGTACTTGTAAGACTAGGAGCGCCATCGTAACCTGTACCAATATAGCCTTTGCCATTGATTGAAAATCCAACTGTTTGAAATCGCGATGTGCCGGCAAAATTGGCTATTGGCGTCCATGTATTACTGATTTGACTCCATCGGTAAAAGTCACCGGAATATCCAATACCAATGCTATCAAGCCCAAGGCCAACATATGCATTTGTTCCAAGTGAAAACCCTGATGCTCCGAATCTTTTCATGCCCGGAAAATCTGCTTTTTGCACCCACACATCTGTAGTCGTGTCGTACTCCCAGAGGTCTTTCTTATATGGAGGGTTAGGATTAACGGTATCCATCCCGGTTGTAACATATCCTTTGCTTCCAACACTAAAACCAAAAGCCCAATATCTTGGTAAGCCATTAAAACCGGCCTTCTGTGTCCATAAATTACTAGCCGAATCATATTCCCAAAAATCCGCGCACTTTCCGTTTGTACAAGAATCCCCATATCCTGCCCCGACATATCCTTTACTTCCTACAGAAAAGGCGAATGCTATGGCTCTTGGCCCTCCATCAAAATCAGCCTTCTGGGTCCAGGTGTCTGTTCCAGGGTCGTACTCCCAAAAGTCTTTGATTCTAACCGTACAATTATATCCAAGACCAATATATCCTTTGTTGCCGATGGAAAAACCTACCGCCTCATATCTTCCAGGACTAATTAATGATGCTTTTGGCGACCATATGTTTACTGAAGGATCATACTCCCAAAAATCACTCATACAACCAGCACCGCTTTGTCCGGTTCCAATATATCCGAAATTCCCAACAGAAAATCCGACCGAATACATTCTTGCCGAACCCGCAAAGTCTGCCTTTTGGGTCCATACGCCTTGTGCAAAACACACTGAAATTTGGAGGCTGACAATAAGCCAAAAAGCCGCGGACTTCATATCCCAGAACTTTGCTACTTATTCGGAAACTACAAATTTGCCGTCAGCAATTACGATTTCATCGTAAACGTATTTATAAAAATAAATTCCCGCTTTCAGATCGCCCCTTTCAATTTCAAATTCCCCGGCATTAATATTTTCCATGCGTCCGACCTCCCGCCCCATCATATCATACGTGATGAAAGAAGCATTGCTGTAAATGGTTCCTCCATCACCGAAACGAAAAACAGCTGAACGTGAAAATGGGTTAGGATAAAGGACCGTTACGGTTGGGGTCACCGCGTTCATAACTCTTCCCCCGTCCCCCTCCGGACCTTCAGTACAGGGGCCAGTGTAGCCATACTTGATTGTGGTCGCATCGTTATACACCCCACCGCTCTCGAATGAAGTACCGGTAATATACACCTCATCCTTGGCGTAACAGCCATTATAAACAACTTCCCGGGGGTATTTGCCTGCAGGATTATCAGCATAACTCTGGCCAGAAACACGATTATAAGTGGCAAACCAATCCTGGACGCCCGTGCTAATGTTATATTGGATCGTTGTATAGTTTACGCCTCCGTTGGCTGTTGTTTCTCCCGACAATCCTGATACGAATGGCTTCCCCGTTGTCGGACTGGCTTTAACCATAAAAGCAGCATCTGGTGGATTAGGACAAATGCCTCCGGGACCGACATAAGTGGCCGTCCAGGCATTGGCGCAGCTTGAATTCAGTTTCACCGTCAACCAGTTCAGGTCACAAGTGTTAGGGACAATTATATTTGTGTACCCTGTTGCATATAATTCAAATCCGGCGCCGACTTCAACAGCGTCCAACGAGACAAATGCATCGTTCATTCCCGCCGAACCTGCATAGGTATAACTGCACTGCAACGTTCCCGAAGAGTTGTATTTCAGCACAAGGGCATCCAGGTCTCCGCCGGAATTCGTAGTAGAGCCCGCGATATAAATGTTTTCACTAGCGTCAAGATCCAGCCAGGCTCCTTCATCGTGACTATTGCCTGCGCCATTCCAGATTTTCGGCCACCCGGAAACAATTTGGCCCGTAGATGCGTTAACTTTCATAAGAAATACATCCCGGCCATTACTGGTAGAATTGGTAGTTCCGGCCACATAAACATAGGTTCCGCCTGAATTAACTTTTACAAAATGCGGTCTGTCTGCTCCGTAAGTACTATTCCACACCAAGCTCCATTGAATTGTACCAGAAGAATTATACTTCAGCAAGATAACATCATCTTGATTAGTGCCGGTAGTTCCGCAAGTATATATATTTCCTGACCCATCAATATCCATATGATAGGCTATGTCAGTGGAAGAACCGGTGTTGTTCCAGTTTTTCGCCCATTGCAAAGTTCCCGACAGGTTGTACTTCAGAAGCAAAGCATCCGTTCCATTTGTGCCATTATAATATGTTTTTCCAGCAGTATAAATTGCAATAGTACTGCCTGACCCATAAGTCCGCACGGAATACGGTATATCTGCGCCTCCTCCATTTCCATTATAACCTGCCACCCAGTTTTGGGTGCCGCTTGTTGTATAAGAAACAAGAATTGCATCCGTATTCGAGTTCAAGTTTTTGACACCAGAAACGTAAATTCTGGCATCCCCTCCATAATGAACATCTCCTCCGCTTTCATTATCGCTGTTTCCAGTATTGTAATGGTTAGCCCATAACAATGACTGGGCATCTGCATTATTTATTACCGCGAACACAGCAATGCCTGCGAAGATCAAAATCTTGATTTTGTTTTCCATGGCTACGTTGGTTATATAAAAGCTTAATAATTAAAGAAGTTCATTGGGACTTAAAATGAGATAATCTTCGGTTCTCAAATAAGCATTTCTGTATCTGCCAAACAAATATATGATTTTCTCGCACCTTTCCAATTTTGTCTTGTCAATCCCCCGCGTCCCTGTATGAGGAACAAATGGTGTTATTGCATTTGTGCTCGTGAATCAATCACTAAAAAACGAAGGGCTGGAAACTTCATTTAGTTTCCAGCCCACTTGGGCTCCCCCAAATGTAGACATTTCCAAGGAGCTTGAGGAGGATGTACGGAAAATCTATTCCCTGAGTGAGCTGATAAAGCTTTGATAAACACCGCCATAAAAAGCCAGCGTTTCAGCAGCGTTGT
This genomic window from Bacteroidia bacterium contains:
- a CDS encoding T9SS type A sorting domain-containing protein, whose translation is MSDFWEYDPSVNIWSPKASLISPGRYEAVGFSIGNKGYIGLGYNCTVRIKDFWEYDPGTDTWTQKADFDGGPRAIAFAFSVGSKGYVGAGYGDSCTNGKCADFWEYDSASNLWTQKAGFNGLPRYWAFGFSVGSKGYVTTGMDTVNPNPPYKKDLWEYDTTTDVWVQKADFPGMKRFGASGFSLGTNAYVGLGLDSIGIGYSGDFYRWSQISNTWTPIANFAGTSRFQTVGFSINGKGYIGTGYDGAPSLTSTFWEYTPSSIGINEPSLPMVTLFPNPADDLLMVNSSVVSIRTVEIYNISGAKVHSINISNQPTTIDISFLQGGVYFVETIGSDNKTSVAKLVKR
- a CDS encoding T9SS type A sorting domain-containing protein; translated protein: MENKIKILIFAGIAVFAVINNADAQSLLWANHYNTGNSDNESGGDVHYGGDARIYVSGVKNLNSNTDAILVSYTTSGTQNWVAGYNGNGGGADIPYSVRTYGSGSTIAIYTAGKTYYNGTNGTDALLLKYNLSGTLQWAKNWNNTGSSTDIAYHMDIDGSGNIYTCGTTGTNQDDVILLKYNSSGTIQWSLVWNSTYGADRPHFVKVNSGGTYVYVAGTTNSTSNGRDVFLMKVNASTGQIVSGWPKIWNGAGNSHDEGAWLDLDASENIYIAGSTTNSGGDLDALVLKYNSSGTLQCSYTYAGSAGMNDAFVSLDAVEVGAGFELYATGYTNIIVPNTCDLNWLTVKLNSSCANAWTATYVGPGGICPNPPDAAFMVKASPTTGKPFVSGLSGETTANGGVNYTTIQYNISTGVQDWFATYNRVSGQSYADNPAGKYPREVVYNGCYAKDEVYITGTSFESGGVYNDATTIKYGYTGPCTEGPEGDGGRVMNAVTPTVTVLYPNPFSRSAVFRFGDGGTIYSNASFITYDMMGREVGRMENINAGEFEIERGDLKAGIYFYKYVYDEIVIADGKFVVSE